Proteins encoded by one window of Elephas maximus indicus isolate mEleMax1 chromosome 5, mEleMax1 primary haplotype, whole genome shotgun sequence:
- the MED28 gene encoding mediator of RNA polymerase II transcription subunit 28, whose protein sequence is MAAPLGGMFSGQPPGPPPPPPGLPGQASLLQAAPGAPRTSNITLVDELESSFETCFASLVSQDYVNGTDQEEIRTGVDQCIQKFLDIARQTECFFLQKRLQLSVQKPEQVIKEDVSELRNELQRKDALVQKHLTKLRHWQQVLDDINVQHKKPADLPQGSLAYLEQASANIPAPLKQT, encoded by the exons ATGGCGGCTCCGCTGGGTGGCATGTTCTCGGGACAGCCACCGGGGCCCCCGCCGCCCCCTCCGGGACTCCCGGGCCAGGCTTCGCTTCTTCAGGCCGCACCAGGGGCTCCGAGAACCTCCAACATTACCTTGGTGGACGAATTGGAGTCCTCTTTCGAG ACCTGCTTTGCTTCCCTGGTGAGTCAGGACTATGTCAATGGCACTGATCAGGAAGAAATTCGAACTG gtgtCGATCAGTGTATCCAGAAATTTCTGGATATTGCAAGACAGACAGAATGTTTTTTCCTACAAAAAAGATTACAGTTATCTGTCCAGAAACCAGAGCAAGTTATCAAAGAG GATGTCTCGGAACTAAGGAATGAACTGCAGCGGAAAGATGCCCTGGTCCAGAAACATCTGACCAAGCTCCGGCACTGGCAGCAGGTACTGGATGACATCAACGTGCAGCACAAAAAGCCGGCCGACCTCCCTCAGGGCTCCTTGGCCTACCTGGAGCAGGCGTCGGCCAACATCCCCGCGCCGCTGAAGCAGACCTGA